ACCTGGAGTTCAGTTTACAGAAGCGGGAAGAGCTAATGGAACAAGTCAAACACTTGATGGTGAATATGATGGCTACGCCGAATGTGTAAAAACAGGATTTGATCCAAAGGTTGTAACGATGAAGGAATTAATGGGGTATTTTTTTGAAATTATTGACCCCTACAGTTTGAATAAACAAGGACAGGATGTTGGTGAGAAATACAGAACAGGAGTATATAGTGAAAAGCCTGAACACTTAATAGAGGCGAAGGCGTTTATTAGTGAGAGAAATGATCATGACCTTATAGTTGTTGAAGTATTACCACTTACAAACTATGTGAGAAGTGCAGAAGAACATCAAGATCGGTTAGCTAGATGTCCAAATGATTATTGTCATATTCCAGAAGAAATATTAAGTAGATATAAGTAAGGGTGGATATAAAAAGATGGTGTATAGACTCTACATCTAACAAGGGGAAAAGAAGTTTAATCATTTTCAACACTCGGGTGCGTTTATCTCACAATGCGTCTTTTTGTTTAGGTAGTTAATGTATAAGCGGGGCTTTCTTATTGTACAAATGAAGCAGGTTTATTAAAGAAGAATAATTCCTCGATTAAATAATGATAATATGGTTAATATTGTTGTTTTTTTAAAAACGAGGTGTTCCTCTTGGTGAAGATATTTATAGTGACAGTTATATTAGTTCTTTTAGTTGCCCTAAAAATGCCTAGAAAAAGAACTAGGCACGAGTTACTAGCTACAATACAGTTTGCATTGTTAATGAATTTTGTAACTGATCTGTATCTTGATTTAAAGTACAAACTTTACTGGTATTTTGATAAAGAACAAATAGAGTGGTTGTACCTAGCTGTAGCCGTTGGTGAGATTGCTGTACTGGTTATTGTTTTTAATTATTTTCCCCTGAAATCTAATGCCATTAAGAGATTTATATATATCTTAGGATGGACATGCATTCTTGTATTACTTGAATTGTATGCAGTTTATATTAGAGTTTTACATTATGGTGAATGGAATATATTATATTCGGCGGTGGTTTACTTTATTTCACTGTACATCCTTTATTTCGTGTTAGAATACACGGCGGATAGAAGAGAAACTCAATAATAAACTCGCAATTTCTTCTTGAACTAAACGAGGGCAATAGCAGAAGATCAAGGCTGTCAAATTGATGGCCTTTTCTTATGCAGCTAACGGTGCAGTTTAGTTCAATAAGAAGTGGTAAAATCTTATATAAAGCAATGTTAGATAGGGGTAAGGCGGTGGAGAAATTAAACAAAGAACTACTTATTTCAGAGATAAGGGAGTTAGGATATAGTATCTCTTCAATTGAAGAATTGAAGAAAATAGATAATAAAAATAAAGATGTCATTCCGATTATTCTAAGGCACTTATCGCAAATTACCGACCTTAATCATAAGGAGTTCTTGGTAAGATGCCTGGGAGTAAAGGGGTTCAATACTGCCTCTAATCCGTTAATCAATGAATTTAAAAACTCGTCTAACAACACATATAAATGGGCAATTGGTAATTCATTATCGTTAATTCTCGATAAAAGTTCATTAAATGACCTTCTGGAGATGCAACAGATAAGAAACACGGTACGGCAAGGCAAATGATTGTTGATGGACTAGGCAAATATAAAGACAAAAGGGTAATTCCTGTTTTGGTGGGGCTATTAGAGGATAAAGATGTCCAAGGACACGCACTCTCAGCTCTTTCAAAATTTAAAGACCCTGAGTTGATAACCTATATTAAGCCATTCGTTAATCACGAAATTACTTGGATTAGAAATACTGCTAAAAGGGCAATATCAAAATTTGAGAAATTAAGCAATGAATAAATAATCCTTATTCAGCTAACGGAGAGATTATGTAAAATAAGGATTGTATATATTAGATGCGAAAACATCATAAAACAAAAAAATGGCGTGCCAAAACTGATGTCAGTTTTACACGCCATTTTCATTGTCATTTATATAAAAATATACACCTAAATCAAAACATTTACGCTGCTTCCGACTCTTTGGAGTGAACTTGTTTCATAAATTCGTTCACATCAGATGGTACTTTGCGGTCGAGCTTTGAAACGATGTAGACGGACAGGAATCCGATTGGCACAGTGATGATTCCAGGTACGTTGAACTGCAGGAACTCTGGCAGTGTCGTCTTGAAGAAGATCATGTACATGGAAGAGACGAGACCGAGTACCAGACCGGCGATTGCTCCTTTTTCCGTCATTCCTCTCCACCAGATCCCAAGGATGAAGATTGGTGTGAATGTACTTGCCGCCACGGTGAATGCGAGGGCGACCAGGTGGCCGATGGATGCTTCTTTTACCATCAGGCCAAGGATTCCGTATAAAACCCCGAGCACGATGATAGAGGCTTTACCAGCGATGACGCGCTCTTTTTCAGTAATGTTTTTACGGAAGAAGGTTGCGTACAAATCATGTGCAAGGGCACCGGAGCTTGCGATGAACAGCCCGGAAAGATTCGAGAACACGGCTGCGAATGCACCGGCGATGACAAGGCCCAGCAGCCATTCCCCGCCAAGGGCCTGTGCTGTTGACGGGACAACCATGTTATTTCCGCCAGCAAACAGGTCTTTCATGACAGCCGGATCAGCATCGCCAGTCAAGAAGATTGAGCGTCCTACTACTCCAAGGTAAACAGCGAACAAGAAGAACGCACTCGCGATTCCAATGGCCATAAGAGCGGATCTGCGCGCAGCTTTTGCGCTTGGATTTGTGTAGAAGCGCAACAGGATGTGCGGAAGTCCGATGGTACCAAGTGAAAGTCCGATTGTCATTGAAATCGTCTGCCAGAATGACGGGAAGTAGTTGCCTGTTCCTGTCCAGACAGAACCGTCGAACGGAATATCTTTTCCATCAGACGTGAAGCTTGCTGTACCTGTGATCGTACCTTTGAACTCATTGATTGATGCCAGGATATCCTGATAATGAAGTCCGCCCCAGATGGCTGCACCAACCATGAGGAGGAACGCGCCAAGACGAATCCATAATTCCAAGGCCTGGTTAAGGGTAGTTCCCTTCATGCCGCCGATTCCCACATAGAAAATCATGACGGAACAGGTGAAAATGATTCCAAATTCGTAGCTTGTGCCAAAAAACATGCTTAGAATCTGCGCAGCACCAAGCAGCTGAGGGGCTGCATAAAAGCCGGAAATAGCAAGTACGACAGCGACGGCTGCCAGGCGGGCGCGCCGGCTGTGGAAGCGGTAGGCCAAAAAGTCAGCAACTGTATAGGCTCCAAAACGGCGAAGCGGTCCAGCAACGAAAATCGCCAATAGTGTCAAGCCGATTGAGAAGCAAAAGGCATAGTATGCACCGTCATAGCCGAGCTGGTAGGTCAGGCCGGCAATTCCCAGGAAGGTGGCTGCGCTCAAATAATCGCCGCCAATCGCCGAGCCGTTGGTGAACCAGCCGAAGCTGCGGCCTCCTACGAAATAGTCGGAAGCAGTCGCGCTTCTTTTAGTCAGATAGGTGATATACACAATGGTTCCCATCAGGATCAATGTTAACAGGAATTTCGGCTCAAGGAATGTAGACATCAGCCAATCCTCCTTCCATCAGCAGGAGCTGATGTTTGCTCTGCGTCATTTTTCTTCAGACGCTTTTCATATAAAGTCGTATGGATGAGGGCTATGACGAAGGCCATTGCCATTGCGACAATACTGGTGAAAAACCAGCTGTAAGTCATGCCGCCCCACATGCGGGAGAACATGAACTCTCCTGCATACCAATTCAAAATAGGAATGGAAAGAATGAAAACATAATAAAAGAGCGTTAGTTTAATGCCTGTACTGAATTCACTTTTCATGATTTGCTTTGTTTCTGGATCAAGCGGTTCAAGCTCGCTGACGTCAATTGTATCAGCCGCTACATAATTATACTCCCGATACTCCCCTGCCAAATCTGATTCCCCCTAGTTAAAATTTTGGCCTAACCCGTTATCAAGATTTCCCTCCTTTAGGCAAGCCATGATATGATTAAATTGATTGTACGATAGAGAATTGTCCAATACCTTACAATAAATTATCAGAAATATACAAATATTTAATATAATTTAAGTTTTTATTCACTCAGGTGAATAAGACAAGGGGGTGGTAAGGTTGCATTCAATTTGGCTTGGTGTTGAAGATGAAGGGGAGTATGGGAAGCTGGCTGCATGGATACTGGAAGAGTGCCAGGAGAATTGTAAGCTAGTAGGCGAAGAGAATGATATACATATCGCGATCATTGAAGTGAATAAATGGCATGATTGGGTAAAAATACATCGGTTCCGCAAACGGAGTAAAAGTTGCCGGATCATTCCGCTGCTGGACCCATCACTTTTGCATACCTCTCCGCTGGCAATCGAATTCAAGCTGACCTACCTGCTTGTAAAATCGGTGAAACAACGAATCTTTTTACGTACCTTAAAGCGAGCGGTCGAAGAGATTGAAAGTGAGAATACCAGATTCGCAGAAACCGAGGAAGTATTTCATCATTTCCATTCAGAGCAGGCGCTCGGGCGTAATGCCTTGCCTTTTAAGGAGACTTTTTTACGGAAACTGTTGTCAGGGGACTTGAAGACAGAGGAAGAGCTTCTGCAATCCCGTTTTTTCCTGCCAGGGGAGGCTGTTCCGAATGTGGTCTGTTTTATCCAGGGATTCGTCCGCTGTCCGGCTAAACGGATACAGGAAGGCTGGCAGTCGTCGATGGTGATCCAGGAATTTTTAAAAAAGCAGTTTGAAGGGTATCAGCTCACCTTCCTGTCATATAGGAAACATCTGCTCATGCTGCTCCAGGTGCCATCAGAGTATGGTTCTTTAAGGCATTGGAAAGAGGGTGAGGAGCGTATCCTTGGGACGATTGAGTCTCTGGAAAATGAATACGGGATACAGCTTTATATTGGTGTAGGCTCGGTTTATCGCGAGCCGCTGCTGCTGCACCACTCATACAAAGAAGCGTGCAAAGCCAGACGGACATCGCCATACGAAAGACTACAGCTCCGCTATTTTGAGGAAATATCGAAGGACATACAAATTCAAAGGTGCGCTGATTACATTTCCCAGTACTGTACGGAGGACTTGTCCATCAAGCAAGTTGCCGACCAGATTAACCTGAGCGTGCCATACTTCAGTCGCATCTTTAAACAAGAAACCGGACGAAACTTCGTCGAGTATGTCACCTTTGTCCGCATGCAGCGTGCTGTCTGGATGCTGCGCCACACCGACCACACAGTGGAGGCCATCGCAGAAGAACTGGGGTATAACACCCCCAACTACTTCAGCGGGACCTTCAAAAAATATGTTGGTCTGTCACCAAGGGATTACAGGGCGACCGAGGAGATTATTTTTGTTTAGGGGGCCAATCGGTGAACTTCAAAGAGAGATTCTATTATTTAAGATATTTTTTTGATGGATATTATAATCAGTCGTATGAGGATCGTTTAGAAGATCGGTTCAAGGATTTTATTGATTTAGAAAACGAAGAATTCCATAATAAGCTAAAAAAAGAAATCTTAGTTCTTGAACAGATTTATTATCAAAAAGATTTAGGAACCTGGCAAAAGATTGATGAATTGGTTCATGAGGATAGTTTAAGATATCTTCACTATAAAGATGGTTTGGAATTCATCACAATCGCAAAAAAATGTTTATTATAATATAAAAGGAGTTTTCTTTCCAATTATCCTGGAAGAAAACTCCTTTTATATTATGCCAGCTGCTGCTCGGCAAATTCCCTATACAAATCATGAGTTCGAACCAATTCCTGGTGAGTGCCGATCCCGGTGACTCTTCCTTTTTCGATAAAAACGATCTTATCAGCATTGACGATGGTAGAGAGTCTGTGCGCGATGACGAATGTCGTCCGGCCTTCCATCAGGCGGGTCAATGCTTGCTGGACGATGCCTTCTGACTGGCTGTCGAGGCTTGCTGTAGCTTCGTCCATCATCAAAATTTTCGGATCACGCAGGAAGGCGCGGGCGATGGCGATGCGCTGCCTTTGGCCCCCGGATAGCTTGACGCCACGTTCGCCGACTTCGGTATCGAGCCCTTTTGGAAAATCTGCGATGAATTGGTCTGCATAGGCCATTTTTGCGACTTCCCACAGACGTTCATCGGGAATTTGATCACCATTTTCGAGTCCGTAATACAGGTTTTCGCGGATGGTACCGGCCATCATCGCGCTTTCCTGGGATACATAGCCGATTTGGTTGCGCCACGAGTTAAGCGATAGTTGCTGGATCGGAGTGTCACCAATCCTGATTTCTCCTTTTATCGGTTCATAAAAACGTTCAATCAGCCCGAACATGGTTGTCTTCCCGCCGCCGCTCGGTCCGACGAAAGCCACCATCTGTCCTGGCTGCGCGTCCAATGAGACTCCCTCAATGACAGGCTCTTCCTCACTGTAGGCAAAGCTGACATCCTCGATGGTGATTGGCAGGTTGGTAATATCTTTTTCGATGCCATCCTGTCCTTCTTCAAGGTGCTGGTCGAGAATTTCGATGATCCTTTCTGTCGCACCTTTCGCTCTTTGCAGCTGGGTAAAGAACATCGCGAACGAAGTGATCGGCATGATGATCTGGAATAAATAAAGCAGGAAGGCGATGAGCGCACCTGTCGACATGGTTCCATTCACAACGCGCATTCCGCCGTATGCGATGATGATGACGATGACGACCATGATCATCAGCTGCATGACTGGACCAATCAACGCGAATATTTGTGCTTCCTTCAACCCGAAGTTGAATAGCTTATCAATTCCGTTATACCCATTGTCTTCTTCGATTTTTTCAGCCGTCGAGGCTTTCATTAGGCGAATTTCACCGAGTGTCTGGGTGATATGTCCGGTGAAAATGGCTGTCTCATCCTGCAATCCACGCGCGATTTTGGCCATTTTCCTGCCAAGGGGCATCATAATGGCGAGGGTAAGCGGCACGGAAATGAGCATGAGCAAGGTCATTTTCCAGTCCATCACCAGCAGAATCACAACAGCACCGATGATTGAAATAATTCCTGTTGCGAAATTCGGGAAATGGTTCGTGATCAGTTCTTTGACAATACTCGTATCATTGACGATCCGGCTGACCGTTTCACCGCTGGACTGCTTGTCAAAATAGCGGACGGGCATACGGATCAGTTTCGACCACATCCGTTCGCGCAGCCTCGCCACGACCTTTTGGCCAACATAGCTGAGCAGGTAGATGGAAATCCCACTGATGATTGCCTGAATGATGAAGGCGGCACCAATTGCAATCACGAGCGGAACGCTGATCGCCTCAACAGAAAAACCATCAACCAGGTTTTTCGTCAGCAGCGGAACAACCAGGCCAGCCAGGGTAGTGATGATACTCGCAGCCAGCCCGGTAAAAAGAGCAGCCTTCGGAATATTTGTCGATAAAATCAAATTGAGGAAAGGCTTTAAGCTTGTTTGCTGTTTCTCCATTACTATTCTCCTGTTCTTTCTGGATAAATCCATCATAAACCACTTTCAGCATAGATGGAAATATGGGTGTAAGACATAAATAGACATGATAATCGCCTCTTTTACCTTTAAAAATAAACAAGCAGTCAGTTGCTTGCATATGATGAAGGTGAACAATAGTTTGGAGGTGAAGCATATGAGTAACGGTGTTCATGCTGCTTGCAGCGTGTTCGAATTGTTTCTTGGAGTCCTGCTTGGGGTAGGATTGATTCTATTGTCTTACTTTGGACTGATCGGTTTTGTCTTTGGCGGAGCTGCATTGGCTGGTACTATAAGCACAATTGTAGGGATTATTGGATTTATCGTGGTCATCCTGTTTGCCTACTGCATTATAAGAAGGTTATGGCGTTGTTGTTTTGGCGGCGGATGCTAAACGCTTAAAAAAGATTGAAAAAACAGTCTCTTTTTGGAGGCTGTTTTTTTTTGGCCCTCTCAATGCAGGGGAAGGCCTTTCTTAAGATAATACTCCCAGTAAATTATAAAATTGGGTAATTTTGAAACTTTTTACATACCATTCTCGTAAAAGGTAAGGCGAAAGGCTTAAAAAAGAATGGGAGTGTAATGGAATGGAACAAGAAATGAAAAGCAAAACCGAGAAACCGAGTTTAATAGGGATGTTCTGGAGTCCGGGAGAGCAGTTTGACCGGATACGCCAGAATCCGAAGATTTGGGTCCCGCTGATTTTAGTGAGTGTCCTGTATGCCATTGGCATGTATTTGATGACATTGTCAATGGATGCCTCTTACCTTGGGCTTGATGGAATGAGTGAGGAAGAAGCCGCCATGGTGATGGCTTTTTCAAAGATTACGGTTGCAATCACAGGAATCCTGACACCAGTGTTCGTCGTGCTGATATCGAGTGCGATTTATATGATTTTTACAAAAATCGCCGGATCTGATGTTACATTCAAGCAGTTATTTTCAATGAATACACATATCATGATCATCGGTGCTGCCGGTCTGTTATTGAATATGATACTTAGGGCAGCTATTGGCGGAAATCCGGAAATTTTCATTACAAGTCTTGCTGGATTGATGAACAGTGACAAGCCTGGAGTCCTTGGATCAATCGAGGTATTTTCTATCTGGCAGTCGATTTTGACAGCGATCGGGCTTCACCGTGTTGCGGGGTTGTCAAAAGGATGGGCATGGGGCATTGCCATCGTTTTCTTCCTGATTGGAATCGGGTTTGCGATTCTGGGGGCCATGTTCTCTAACACTATGGGTGTCTAATCATGAATAAGAAGATTTGGATTGCCATTGGCGTAGCCAGCCTGGTTCTGCTGATGGCCGGGGTGAGCATTTACAGGCAGGCTTTTGCAAAGGGGCCTGAAGTGAAGGTGGTCAATCCGGCGAAGGAAGAAATTGCGGATGAGATCATGATCCCGGGAACCGTCGTACTCGAAGAAGAACAGAAAGTTTATGCTTCACCAGATAAAGGCAAGCTGGCTGAGATTCTGGTGAAAGAAGGCGAAACGGTCAAAAAAGGGGATGTGTTGGCAAAGTATGATGCCAGCGCTTTGAATCTGGAACTGGAGCGAGTCAAACTTCAGGCGGAATCAGGCTACTTGCGAATCAATCAACTGGATAAAAAGATAAAAGACGTACGGGAAAAGGAATCTGAGCTCAGCAAGCAAATAGGTAAAAAAGCTGCAAAAGAACAGACAGATGCCGAAATCGACCAGCTTGAGGGTGAAAAAAAGCTGGCGAATATTGACCTCAGACAGGTGCTGCTCCAACAGAAGGACGCAGAAGCACGCTTGCTGGATTTGGAGATTAAGAGTTTGATAGATGGCATTGTCCTTCAGGTGAATGAGGAAAGCCCAGCAGACCCTGCGGCTGCAGTGAAGCCAGTGATTCACATTGGGAATCTTGATGCTAAAGGAGCATCCGGTTATTTATCCGAGTTTGACAGTATGAAGGTAAAAGAAGGGCAGAAGGTCAAGCTTCGATCAGATGTCCTGCCGGATCAAGAATGGAATGGTGTCGTCGATGACATTGCTGTTTTCCCGGAAGAGACGCAGGCTCAGGCATTGAGTGAGAGTACTGCCGCACAATATCCAATCAGGGTGAAAGCCAGAGGCATGGATTTGAAGCCAGGATTCCAGCTGATCATGGAAATCGAGACAGAACGGAAAGAGGCGCTGACTGTTCCCGCGGAGGCTGTCCTGACTGACAAGGATACAGTCTATGTATTCCTTGTAAAAGAAGGCAAAAGCCACAAGCAGGAAATTGAGACAGGAATCGCCTTTGGCAGCAAAATGGAAGTCATCAGTGGTTTGAGCGAGGAAGATCAGGTTATTGCCAATCCGTCCGACAACTTGAAGGATGGAATGGAAGTGGATGTAAAATGATTGAGCTGAAACAAATTACGAAATCCTTTGAAGTGGGCAGGGAAACGATTGATGTCCTAAAAGGAATCGATTTGAGGATCCAGGCAGGAGAATCGGTCGCCATCATGGGACCGTCGGGTTCGGGCAAATCGACCTTGATGAACATCATTGGCTGCCTTGATAAACCGACAGCCGGTGAGTATGAACTGGCTGGTGAAAATGTCTCGCGCTATTTGGATGCTGAACTGGCGAAGGTCAGAAACCAATCGATCGGATTTGTATTTCAGCAATTCCATCTGTTGCCAAGGCTGACGGCGCTCCAGAATGTCGAGCTGCCGATGATTTATAGCGGTGTTTCGAAAAAGGAGCGACTGGAAAGGGCAAGGGCTGCTCTCGAAAAGGTTGGGCTTGGCGACCGGATGGACCATCTCCCGAATGCCTTGTCCGGCGGGCAAAAGCAACGTGTCGCCATTGCCAGGGCTATCGTGAATGAACCAAAAATCATCCTTGCCGATGAGCCGACCGGCGCTCTGGATACGAAAACGAGCGAGACGATCATGGAGCTTTTTACCGGTTTGAATGAGGAGGGTTCCACGATTGTCCTTGTTACGCACGAGCCGGAAGTCGCAGAATATGCGCAGCGGACAATCATGGTCAGGGATGGTCTGATTGTTTCTTCCACACCAGCTGGAAGGGGGATGCGCTCATGAATATGATGGAAAATCTCCGGATGGCACTCGGATCGCTGAAGGCACACAAGATGCGCTCGATTTTAACCATGATCGGCATCATCATCGGCGTTGGGGCAGTCATCATTGTTGTTGCCATCGGCCAGGGCGGGGAAGCGATGCTGAAAACGCAGCTGACTGGTCCGGGCAACACGATTGAGCTGTTTTACCAGCCGTCTGATGAAGAAATTCAAGCCAATCCGAATATTTTCAATGAAGCCCCATTTCAACAGGAAGATATTCGCGCGCTGGAAAAAATACCGGAAATCAAGCAGGTGGTGGCATCGAGTTCCCAGCTTTCAAAAGCTTCCTTCGGCGAAGACACAGTGGACGCTTCCACAACTGGAGTGAGCCAGGCCTTTTTCGAAATGAATGATATCAAGGCGGAAAAAGGCAGAAGCTTCACCGCAGCTGATTTCCTTGGCGGCAGAAGGGTGGGGATTGTCAGTTATTCAATGCAGGAGGAATTGTTCGGTGGCGAATCGCCAGTCGGAAAGGTGATCCGCATCGGTGCCCAGCCGATCGAAATCGTCGGCGTACTGGAAAAACCGACTGGACTGTTCGCGTTTGGGACCATGCAAATATATGTTCCAAGTAAAACCTGGCAGATCATTTACGGCAAAAGCGATTTTAACCAGGTGACACTTCAGGCCGCATCCGCCGACGAGCTGCAGATCGCCGGCAAAAAGGCGGCAGACCTGTTGAATAAAATGCATGACACCGAGGAATCGTACATGGTCATCAACATGGAGGAAATGGCCGAGGGAATCGGCAAAATCACCAAGGTGATGACTTTGATCATCGGAAGCATCGCCGGAATCTCCCTGTTTGTCGGCGGCATTGGCGTCATGAATATCATGCTCGTCTCCGTAACCGAGCGAACGAGGGAAATCGGCATCAGGAAGGCACTTGGCGCGACCAGGTCGCAAATCATGACCCAGTTCCTGATTGAATCCGTCACGCTGACACTGATTGGCGGGGTGCTCGGCATCCTGGTAGGATGGGGTTCCGCCTCACTGATTTCCTTTTTTGCCGGCTGGCCGTCGCTAGTATCCTGGCAGGTCGTCACCGGAGCCATGCTGTTCTCGATGATCATCGGCATCGTTTTCGGACTGCTGCCGGCCAACAAAGCATCAAGACTCGACCCAATTGAGTCATTGAGATATGAATAGACATGCAGCGGGTGCCGTAATCGCGGTTCTGTTAGGAATAAATGCAGCGGGTGCCGTTTCGCGGTCCCGATGTATGATAAATTCGGAAACGTGCAGCTGTCTTGCTGTCTATTATATTCTGAAAAAGTGCAGCGGCTGCCTGAAAAGGTCTCCGCTGCATTTTTAACTGGAAAAAATCGATCATAATTTCCATTTCGCTATATAAATCAGAAAATCGCTATAAAAAGGAAAACTCGCTATATTAATTGGAAAGTCGCTATAAAAAAGAGATTCTCGCTATATAAATCAAAAAATCGCTATATAAAAATTTTTCGGGTAAGATATTCCTTCCTTATATAGATATCCTCAGCAGATTAGTAATATATTTCATGAATATTGACTCGATCCTAAGGTTTTTTACAAAAAAGGGGTGAACGTAATGACTTGCCATTATTTTATCGCAACAATGAGGCCGATTGAAGAATTCCATGTGAACGGACAGGATGATCCTTTTATAAGTGGTGAGGCGTACAAGAAGGAACTGCCGTTTTCTCTTCCATATGTGTATGAATACGGAGGCGAGGGCCCTGAGTTCATCTCGTTTCTGGATGATTTCATGGAATTTGGCGATGTTGTTGAGTTTTATATATATGAAGAAGGGAAGCGGGGGAGGCCTTTGTCTATCAATCTTCCCGAAGAAGCCCGGACGATCAATCTATTGAAAAAGACCTATAAAGATGAAAATGGTGAATACCGGCTG
The window above is part of the Mesobacillus jeotgali genome. Proteins encoded here:
- a CDS encoding ABC transporter permease; amino-acid sequence: MNMMENLRMALGSLKAHKMRSILTMIGIIIGVGAVIIVVAIGQGGEAMLKTQLTGPGNTIELFYQPSDEEIQANPNIFNEAPFQQEDIRALEKIPEIKQVVASSSQLSKASFGEDTVDASTTGVSQAFFEMNDIKAEKGRSFTAADFLGGRRVGIVSYSMQEELFGGESPVGKVIRIGAQPIEIVGVLEKPTGLFAFGTMQIYVPSKTWQIIYGKSDFNQVTLQAASADELQIAGKKAADLLNKMHDTEESYMVINMEEMAEGIGKITKVMTLIIGSIAGISLFVGGIGVMNIMLVSVTERTREIGIRKALGATRSQIMTQFLIESVTLTLIGGVLGILVGWGSASLISFFAGWPSLVSWQVVTGAMLFSMIIGIVFGLLPANKASRLDPIESLRYE